A single region of the Leptothrix cholodnii SP-6 genome encodes:
- a CDS encoding NAD(P)H-dependent flavin oxidoreductase yields MMALPAALAKARFPVIGAPLFIISNPKLVIEQCKAGVIGAMPALNARPASQLDDWLAEITETLAAHDAAHPEAPAAPFAINQIVHKSNDRLEHDLALCGKYRVPIVITSLGARSDVNQAVHGWGGVVMHDIINNAFAHKAIEKGADGLIAVAAGAGGHAGVKSPFALIQEIRQWFDGPLALSGSIASGGAVLAAQAMGADFAYIGSAFIATHEARASDDYKQCIVDSDSDDIVYSNLFTGVHGNYLKASIRASGLDPENLPESDPSKMNFGGDTAKKAWKDIWGCGQGIGAIEQIVGAAELVARWQREYQAARARLCVA; encoded by the coding sequence CTGATGGCCCTGCCCGCAGCTCTCGCCAAGGCGCGATTTCCGGTGATCGGCGCGCCGCTGTTCATCATCAGCAACCCCAAGCTGGTGATCGAGCAGTGCAAGGCCGGTGTGATCGGCGCCATGCCGGCACTCAACGCCCGGCCGGCCTCGCAGCTCGACGACTGGCTGGCCGAGATCACCGAGACGCTCGCCGCCCACGACGCTGCCCATCCCGAGGCGCCGGCCGCGCCGTTCGCGATCAACCAGATCGTGCACAAGAGCAACGACCGGCTCGAACACGACCTGGCGCTGTGCGGCAAGTACCGGGTGCCGATCGTCATCACCAGCCTGGGCGCGCGCAGCGACGTCAACCAAGCGGTGCACGGCTGGGGCGGCGTGGTGATGCACGACATCATCAACAACGCCTTCGCGCACAAGGCGATCGAGAAGGGCGCCGACGGCCTGATCGCGGTGGCGGCCGGTGCGGGCGGGCACGCGGGGGTCAAGAGCCCGTTCGCGCTGATCCAGGAAATCCGCCAGTGGTTCGACGGCCCGCTGGCGCTGTCGGGCTCGATCGCCAGTGGCGGTGCGGTGCTGGCGGCGCAGGCGATGGGGGCGGATTTCGCCTACATCGGCTCGGCCTTCATCGCCACCCATGAAGCGCGTGCCAGCGACGACTACAAGCAGTGCATCGTCGACAGCGACAGCGACGACATCGTCTACAGCAACCTCTTCACCGGCGTGCACGGCAACTACCTGAAGGCCTCGATCCGAGCCTCCGGGCTGGACCCCGAGAACCTGCCCGAGAGCGACCCCAGCAAGATGAACTTCGGCGGCGACACCGCCAAGAAGGCCTGGAAGGACATCTGGGGCTGCGGCCAGGGCATCGGCGCGATCGAGCAGATCGTCGGCGCGGCCGAGC